In one Antennarius striatus isolate MH-2024 chromosome 1, ASM4005453v1, whole genome shotgun sequence genomic region, the following are encoded:
- the aktip gene encoding AKT-interacting protein isoform X1: MNLNPFWSMSTSTNRKQRSDNEEQTGRGEQRTSPARLSFGKKQLPPIPKNAAPITKPASVVNPAQSANGMHASYGPFYLEYSLLAEFTLVIKQKLPGIYVQPSYKSALMWFGVIFIRHGLYQDGVFKFTVYIPDNYPDGECPKLIFDIPVFHPLVDPVSGELDVRRAFTKWRRNHNHIWQVLMYARAVFYKINTTEPLNPEAAVLYEKDVHLFKSKVVDSVKLCNSHLFDPPKIDDPYAISFSPWNPAVHDEAKDHMFTYKRRPEDHHKGVQVSGLSWVKPGSTQPFSKDDTSQS; encoded by the exons ATGAACCTCAACCCCTTCTGGAGCATGTCTACCAGTACAAACCGAAAG CAGAGATCTGACAACGAGGAACAAACTGGTCGTGGAGAGCAGAGAACCAGTCCAGCCCGTCTGTCCTTTGGCAAAAAGCAGCTTCCACCCATTCCGAAGAATGCAGCGCCTATTACCAAACCAGCTTCAGTGGTCAACCCTGCTCAGTCAGCAAATGGCATGCATGCCTCTTACGGTCCATTTTACTTGGAGTACTCTCTGCTAGCTGAGTT CACATTAGTGATTAAGCAGAAACTCCCTGGAATTTATGTACAGCCATCTTACAAATCAGCGTTAA TGTGGTTTGGGGTCATATTCATCAGACATGGCTTGTACCAGGATGGAGTCTTCAAATTCACTGTGTATATTCCAGATAACTATCCCGATGGAGAGTGTCCT AAATTAATATTTGACATCCCTGTCTTCCATCCTCTTGTCGACCCTGTATCTGGAGAACTTGATGTCAGAAGAGCTTTCACCAAATGGAG ACGTAATCACAACCACATCTGGCAAGTCCTGATGTACGCACGGGCAGTGTTCTACAAGATCAATACCACAGAACCACTCAATCCAGAAGCTGCTGTGCT aTATGAAAAGGATGTTCATTTGTTCAAAAGCAAAGTGGTGGATAGTGTGAAACTATGCAACAGTCATCTTTTTGACCCACCCAAAATAGATGATCCCTACGCAATAAG TTTTTCTCCGTGGAACCCAGCAGTTCATGATGAAGCAAAAGACCATATGTTCACATACAAG AGACGACCTGAGGATCACCACAAGGGAGTGCAGGTGTCTGGGTTGTCTTGGGTGAAGCCTGGATCGACACAGCCTTTCAGTAAAGACGACACCTCTCAGAGCTGA
- the aktip gene encoding AKT-interacting protein isoform X2, whose translation MNLNPFWSMSTSTNRKRSDNEEQTGRGEQRTSPARLSFGKKQLPPIPKNAAPITKPASVVNPAQSANGMHASYGPFYLEYSLLAEFTLVIKQKLPGIYVQPSYKSALMWFGVIFIRHGLYQDGVFKFTVYIPDNYPDGECPKLIFDIPVFHPLVDPVSGELDVRRAFTKWRRNHNHIWQVLMYARAVFYKINTTEPLNPEAAVLYEKDVHLFKSKVVDSVKLCNSHLFDPPKIDDPYAISFSPWNPAVHDEAKDHMFTYKRRPEDHHKGVQVSGLSWVKPGSTQPFSKDDTSQS comes from the exons ATGAACCTCAACCCCTTCTGGAGCATGTCTACCAGTACAAACCGAAAG AGATCTGACAACGAGGAACAAACTGGTCGTGGAGAGCAGAGAACCAGTCCAGCCCGTCTGTCCTTTGGCAAAAAGCAGCTTCCACCCATTCCGAAGAATGCAGCGCCTATTACCAAACCAGCTTCAGTGGTCAACCCTGCTCAGTCAGCAAATGGCATGCATGCCTCTTACGGTCCATTTTACTTGGAGTACTCTCTGCTAGCTGAGTT CACATTAGTGATTAAGCAGAAACTCCCTGGAATTTATGTACAGCCATCTTACAAATCAGCGTTAA TGTGGTTTGGGGTCATATTCATCAGACATGGCTTGTACCAGGATGGAGTCTTCAAATTCACTGTGTATATTCCAGATAACTATCCCGATGGAGAGTGTCCT AAATTAATATTTGACATCCCTGTCTTCCATCCTCTTGTCGACCCTGTATCTGGAGAACTTGATGTCAGAAGAGCTTTCACCAAATGGAG ACGTAATCACAACCACATCTGGCAAGTCCTGATGTACGCACGGGCAGTGTTCTACAAGATCAATACCACAGAACCACTCAATCCAGAAGCTGCTGTGCT aTATGAAAAGGATGTTCATTTGTTCAAAAGCAAAGTGGTGGATAGTGTGAAACTATGCAACAGTCATCTTTTTGACCCACCCAAAATAGATGATCCCTACGCAATAAG TTTTTCTCCGTGGAACCCAGCAGTTCATGATGAAGCAAAAGACCATATGTTCACATACAAG AGACGACCTGAGGATCACCACAAGGGAGTGCAGGTGTCTGGGTTGTCTTGGGTGAAGCCTGGATCGACACAGCCTTTCAGTAAAGACGACACCTCTCAGAGCTGA